Proteins from a single region of Punica granatum isolate Tunisia-2019 chromosome 8, ASM765513v2, whole genome shotgun sequence:
- the LOC116187470 gene encoding uncharacterized protein LOC116187470 — protein MRTLDLASGDDVEMAKHSLEECLSDLFNLNMTNKLSSALSILSHARAGLSPDQKRAIKKFKINFADFVSDYLTFEQDNSDFELQKITWDHLYSTMKNDHETHLSQRPSLDSLANEKEELKKRLKEVSAREMKLISECETLMNKSEEVKSRFAIQDK, from the coding sequence ATGCGGACCCTTGATTTGGCTTCTGGAGATGATGTAGAGATGGCCAAGCACTCCTTGGAGGAATGCCTGTCAGATCTCTTCAATTTGAACATGACCAATAAGCTTTCTTCGGCCTTGTCGATCTTAAGCCATGCCCGAGCTGGGTTATCTCCTGATCAGAAGAGAGCAATCAAGAAATTTAAGATCAACTTTGCTGATTTTGTCTCCGACTACTTAACCTTTGAGCAAGACAATTCTGATTTTGAGCTGCAGAAAATCACGTGGGATCACCTATACTCTACGATGAAGAATGATCACGAGACTCACCTATCACAGAGACCGTCGTTAGATAGCCTTGCCAATGAAAAGGAAGAGCTCAAAAAGAGACTAAAGGAAGTGAGTGCCAGAGAGATGAAGCTGATATCTGAGTGTGAAACTCTGATGAACAAATCGGAGGAAGTGAAATCGAGATTCGCAATTCAGGACAAGTAA
- the LOC116189520 gene encoding protein TIC 55, chloroplastic — protein sequence MALILDPFLPSHTSLPLPPKTNPITFFLAAPPSRCPATSTAAAAAAAARPFGPSSLRLRAVSGITEAPLIGHEEESEEVQEGRHTVQYDWTEEWYPLYLTADVPDDAPLGLKVFDKQLVLYRDGGGVLRCHEDRCPHRLAKLSEGQLVDGRLECLYHGWQFEGEGKCVHIPQLPSDAKIPRSACLTTYEVKDSQGVVWVWMSQKTPPKPEKLPWFENFARPGFQDTSTIHELPYDHSILLENLMDPAHIPISHDRTDWTAKREDAQPLCFEVTERTDRGFAGWWGREKDGSMPNFLRFDAPCVLQNNREIIGKNGEKHYFTGLFLCRPTGQGKSMLIVRFGGTMRSPLAKIFPKWYFHQNASKVFEQDMGFLSSQNEVLMKEKVPTKELYLNLKSSDTWVAEYRKWMDKVGHGMPYHFGHSTISLPELPAVVEHAPAGLVAGASASSPAKGGLAAMHAPNLANRYFRHVIHCKGCRAVVQAFEAWKNAFVAIAAALTAMAILACSRQWKVALLVSAAASLGGAYVCSTVVAMNTTNFIRTHRRL from the exons ATGGCTCTTATCCTAGACCCATTTCTTCCTTCCCACACTTCTCTCCCTCTTCCCCCAAAAACCAACCCCATCACCTTCTTCCTCGCTGCCCCACCATCAAGATGCCCTGCCACATCcacggcggcggcggcggcagcagcagcaagaCCGTTCGGTCCGTCGTCTCTCAGGCTCCGCGCCGTGTCGGGAATCACGGAGGCGCCTCTCATTGGCCATGAGGAGGAGTCGGAGGAGGTCCAGGAGGGCAGGCACACGGTGCAGTACGACTGGACGGAGGAGTGGTACCCCTTGTACCTCACCGCGGACGTGCCCGACGACGCACCGCTCGGGCTGAAGGTGTTCGACAAGCAGCTGGTTCTGTACCGGGACGGTGGCGGCGTTCTACGGTGCCACGAGGATCGGTGCCCCCACAG GTTAGCAAAATTATCAGAAGGTCAGTTGGTTGATGGAAGGTTAGAGTGTCTGTACCACGGCTGGCAATTCGAAGGAGAAGGAAAATGTGTCCACATACCCCAG CTTCCCTCGGATGCAAAAATCCCTCGATCAGCCTGCTTGACGACCTATGAGGTGAAGGACTCCCAGggcgtggtgtgggtgtggATGTCCCAGAAGACGCCACCGAAACCCGAGAAACTTCCGTGGTTTGAGAACTTTGCACGGCCCGGGTTCCAGGACACCTCGACCATTCATGAGCTGCCATATGACCACTCGATCTTACTTGAGAACCTGATGGACCCTGCCCATATCCCCATCTCACACGATCGGACAGACTGGACCGCCAAAAGGGAAGATGCCCAGCCCTTGTGCTTTGAGGTCACGGAGAGAACTGACCGGGGGTTCGCAGGTTGGTGGGGAAGGGAGAAGGATGGCTCAATGCCCAATTTCTTACGGTTCGACGCGCCTTGTGTGCTCCAAAATAACAGAGAGATCATTGGGAAGAATGGGGAGAAGCATTACTTTACAGGCCTGTTCCTCTGCAGGCCAACCGGGCAGGGGAAGTCAATGCTCATTGTCAGGTTCGGTGGCACAATGAGGTCTCCGCTAGCGAAGATATTCCCGAAATGGTACTTCCATCAGAATGCGAGCAAGGTTTTTGAGCAAGACATGGGTTTCCTCTCATCGCAGAATGAGGTGTTAATGAAGGAGAAAGTCCCCACAAAGGAGCTCTACCTCAATTTGAAGTCTTCTGATACTTGGGTTGCCGAGTATCGGAAGTGGATGGACAAGGTTGGGCACGGGATGCCCTACCATTTTGGACACAGCACAATTTCGCTGCCTGAACTTCCTGCAGTGGTGGAGCACGCGCCGGCTGGGTTAGTTGCCGGAGCTTCAGCGTCTTCTCCAGCAAAGGGAGGTCTTGCGGCGATGCACGCCCCAAATCTAGCCAACAG GTACTTTCGGCACGTGATTCATTGCAAGGGATGTCGAGCAGTTGTGCAGGCATTTGAGGCCTGGAAGAACGCTTTCGTTGCTATAGCCGCTGCCCTGACAGCAATGGCGATATTAGCATGCAGTCGGCAATGGAAGGTTGCTCTCTTGGTGTCGGCCGCTGCTAGTCTAGGCGGCGCTTATGTTTGCTCGACAGTTGTTGCAATGAATACAACAAACTTCATCAGGACCCACAGGAGATTGTGA
- the LOC116188555 gene encoding lariat debranching enzyme isoform X1: MKIAIEGCMHGDLDNVYRTLKHIEEKAGTKIDLLLCCGDFQAVRNETDMESLNVPRKYREMKSFWKYYSGEEVAPIPTIFIGGNHEASNYLWELYYGGWAAPNMYFMGYAGVLKFGNIRIGGLSGIYNARHYKLGHFERPPYNESTIRSVYHVREYDVHKLMQVEGPIDIFLSHDWPLGITDCGNSKQLIRHKPFFEKEIQQRTLGSKAAAQLLEKLKPAYWFSAHLHCKFAASVQHGEGGPITKFLALDKCMAGHRFLQIIDVEAGPGPYEISYDEEWLAITRKFNSILPLTIKSADFGAAQNDIHDCRNWVKRRLQARGTRPFDFVRTAPCYDPSHRSFNGSAVNRIYAMPALVRNPQTESFLELLELPYLLDNTLESTEVAESPASLIQQGPVGEDTEEIPIDDVDELEELAEDEVENED, encoded by the exons ATGAAGATAGCTATAGAAGGCTGCATGCACGGTGACCTCGACAACGTGTACAGAACCCTCAAGCACATCGAAGAGAAGGCCGGCACAAAAATTGACCTCCTCCTCTGTTGCGGCGATTTTCAG GCGGTTAGGAATGAGACAGATATGGAGAGCTTGAACGTGCCCCGGAAATACCGGGAAATGAAATCGTTCTGGAAGTACTATTCGGGCGAGGAGGTCGCGCCTATTCCGACCATATTCATTGGTGGAAATCACGAAGCATCTAATTACCTCTGGGAATT GTACTATGGAGGATGGGCAGCACCAAATATGTATTTCATGGGATATGCTGGGGTGCTTAAGTTTGGAAACATTCGAATTGGTGGACTCTCTGGAATATATAATGCAAGGCATTACAAACTAG GACACTTCGAGAGGCCACCTTATAATGAGAGTACCATCAGGTCTGTGTACCACGTTCGTGAATATGATGTCCACAAACTCATGCAAGTTGAGGGGCCAATTGATATTTTCCTATCACATGATTGGCCTCTTGGGATCACTGACTGTGGGAACTCCAAGCAACTCATTCGACATAAACCATTTTTTGAGAAAGAG ATCCAGCAGAGGACTCTGGGAAGTAAAGCTGCTGCCCAACTGTTGGAAAAGTTGAAGCCTGCTTACTGGTTTTCCGCCCACCTACACTGCAAGTTTGCTGCTTCAGTTCAACATGGAGAAGGTGGTCCAATCACAAAATTTCTTGCACTCGATAAGTGCATGGCCGGCCACAGATTTCTACAG ATCATTGATGTTGAAGCGGGTCCAGGGCCCTATGAGATATCGTACGATGAGGAATGGCTAGCAATTACGCGGAAATTCAACTCTATCCTCCCTTTGACCATTAAAAGTGCAGATTTTGG GGCTGCTCAAAATGATATACATGATTGTCGTAATTGGGTCAAAAGAAGGCTACAAGCAAGAGGCACCAGACCATTCGATTTTGTGAGGACAGCTCCATGTTATGATCCCTCTCACCGCTCCTTTAATGGCTCTGCAG TGAATAGAATATATGCCATGCCAGCATTAGTTCGAAACCCTCAGACAGAATCGTTTCTGGAACTCCTGGAACTTCCCTACCTTCTTGACAACACGTTGGAGTCCACAGAAGTAGCCGAGAGTCCAGCTTCATTGATTCAACAAG GACCTGTGGGTGAGGACACTGAAGAGATCCCTATTGATGATGTGGACGAGCTGGAGGAGCTTGCAGAGGATGAAGTGGAAAACGAGGATTAG
- the LOC116188555 gene encoding lariat debranching enzyme isoform X3 has protein sequence MKIAIEGCMHGDLDNVYRTLKHIEEKAGTKIDLLLCCGDFQAVRNETDMESLNVPRKYREMKSFWKYYSGEEVAPIPTIFIGGNHEASNYLWELYYGGWAAPNMYFMGYAGVLKFGNIRIGGLSGIYNARHYKLGHFERPPYNESTIRSVYHVREYDVHKLMQVEGPIDIFLSHDWPLGITDCGNSKQLIRHKPFFEKEIQQRTLGSKAAAQLLEKLKPAYWFSAHLHCKFAASVQHGEGGPITKFLALDKCMAGHRFLQIIDVEAGPGPYEISYDEEWLAITRKFNSILPLTIKSADFGAAQNDIHDCRNWVKRRLQARGTRPFDFVRTAPCYDPSHRSFNGSAGPVGEDTEEIPIDDVDELEELAEDEVENED, from the exons ATGAAGATAGCTATAGAAGGCTGCATGCACGGTGACCTCGACAACGTGTACAGAACCCTCAAGCACATCGAAGAGAAGGCCGGCACAAAAATTGACCTCCTCCTCTGTTGCGGCGATTTTCAG GCGGTTAGGAATGAGACAGATATGGAGAGCTTGAACGTGCCCCGGAAATACCGGGAAATGAAATCGTTCTGGAAGTACTATTCGGGCGAGGAGGTCGCGCCTATTCCGACCATATTCATTGGTGGAAATCACGAAGCATCTAATTACCTCTGGGAATT GTACTATGGAGGATGGGCAGCACCAAATATGTATTTCATGGGATATGCTGGGGTGCTTAAGTTTGGAAACATTCGAATTGGTGGACTCTCTGGAATATATAATGCAAGGCATTACAAACTAG GACACTTCGAGAGGCCACCTTATAATGAGAGTACCATCAGGTCTGTGTACCACGTTCGTGAATATGATGTCCACAAACTCATGCAAGTTGAGGGGCCAATTGATATTTTCCTATCACATGATTGGCCTCTTGGGATCACTGACTGTGGGAACTCCAAGCAACTCATTCGACATAAACCATTTTTTGAGAAAGAG ATCCAGCAGAGGACTCTGGGAAGTAAAGCTGCTGCCCAACTGTTGGAAAAGTTGAAGCCTGCTTACTGGTTTTCCGCCCACCTACACTGCAAGTTTGCTGCTTCAGTTCAACATGGAGAAGGTGGTCCAATCACAAAATTTCTTGCACTCGATAAGTGCATGGCCGGCCACAGATTTCTACAG ATCATTGATGTTGAAGCGGGTCCAGGGCCCTATGAGATATCGTACGATGAGGAATGGCTAGCAATTACGCGGAAATTCAACTCTATCCTCCCTTTGACCATTAAAAGTGCAGATTTTGG GGCTGCTCAAAATGATATACATGATTGTCGTAATTGGGTCAAAAGAAGGCTACAAGCAAGAGGCACCAGACCATTCGATTTTGTGAGGACAGCTCCATGTTATGATCCCTCTCACCGCTCCTTTAATGGCTCTGCAG GACCTGTGGGTGAGGACACTGAAGAGATCCCTATTGATGATGTGGACGAGCTGGAGGAGCTTGCAGAGGATGAAGTGGAAAACGAGGATTAG
- the LOC116188555 gene encoding lariat debranching enzyme isoform X2 — protein sequence MKIAIEGCMHGDLDNVYRTLKHIEEKAGTKIDLLLCCGDFQAVRNETDMESLNVPRKYREMKSFWKYYSGEEVAPIPTIFIGGNHEASNYLWELYYGGWAAPNMYFMGYAGVLKFGNIRIGGLSGIYNARHYKLGHFERPPYNESTIRSVYHVREYDVHKLMQVEGPIDIFLSHDWPLGITDCGNSKQLIRHKPFFEKEIQQRTLGSKAAAQLLEKLKPAYWFSAHLHCKFAASVQHGEGGPITKFLALDKCMAGHRFLQIIDVEAGPGPYEISYDEEWLAITRKFNSILPLTIKSADFGAAQNDIHDCRNWVKRRLQARGTRPFDFVRTAPCYDPSHRSFNGSAALVRNPQTESFLELLELPYLLDNTLESTEVAESPASLIQQGPVGEDTEEIPIDDVDELEELAEDEVENED from the exons ATGAAGATAGCTATAGAAGGCTGCATGCACGGTGACCTCGACAACGTGTACAGAACCCTCAAGCACATCGAAGAGAAGGCCGGCACAAAAATTGACCTCCTCCTCTGTTGCGGCGATTTTCAG GCGGTTAGGAATGAGACAGATATGGAGAGCTTGAACGTGCCCCGGAAATACCGGGAAATGAAATCGTTCTGGAAGTACTATTCGGGCGAGGAGGTCGCGCCTATTCCGACCATATTCATTGGTGGAAATCACGAAGCATCTAATTACCTCTGGGAATT GTACTATGGAGGATGGGCAGCACCAAATATGTATTTCATGGGATATGCTGGGGTGCTTAAGTTTGGAAACATTCGAATTGGTGGACTCTCTGGAATATATAATGCAAGGCATTACAAACTAG GACACTTCGAGAGGCCACCTTATAATGAGAGTACCATCAGGTCTGTGTACCACGTTCGTGAATATGATGTCCACAAACTCATGCAAGTTGAGGGGCCAATTGATATTTTCCTATCACATGATTGGCCTCTTGGGATCACTGACTGTGGGAACTCCAAGCAACTCATTCGACATAAACCATTTTTTGAGAAAGAG ATCCAGCAGAGGACTCTGGGAAGTAAAGCTGCTGCCCAACTGTTGGAAAAGTTGAAGCCTGCTTACTGGTTTTCCGCCCACCTACACTGCAAGTTTGCTGCTTCAGTTCAACATGGAGAAGGTGGTCCAATCACAAAATTTCTTGCACTCGATAAGTGCATGGCCGGCCACAGATTTCTACAG ATCATTGATGTTGAAGCGGGTCCAGGGCCCTATGAGATATCGTACGATGAGGAATGGCTAGCAATTACGCGGAAATTCAACTCTATCCTCCCTTTGACCATTAAAAGTGCAGATTTTGG GGCTGCTCAAAATGATATACATGATTGTCGTAATTGGGTCAAAAGAAGGCTACAAGCAAGAGGCACCAGACCATTCGATTTTGTGAGGACAGCTCCATGTTATGATCCCTCTCACCGCTCCTTTAATGGCTCTGCAG CATTAGTTCGAAACCCTCAGACAGAATCGTTTCTGGAACTCCTGGAACTTCCCTACCTTCTTGACAACACGTTGGAGTCCACAGAAGTAGCCGAGAGTCCAGCTTCATTGATTCAACAAG GACCTGTGGGTGAGGACACTGAAGAGATCCCTATTGATGATGTGGACGAGCTGGAGGAGCTTGCAGAGGATGAAGTGGAAAACGAGGATTAG
- the LOC116188556 gene encoding peroxidase 18-like isoform X3: MLRNLNAAINGNCSSEHETSVIWCVIWFSLASASAQLAVGFYSLSCPGAEFMVRNTVRSAASSDPSVPGKLLRLLFHDCFVEGCDASILIQGNGTEQSDPANRSLGGFSVINSAKRVLEIFCPGIVSCADILALAARDAVELTGGPAVQIPTGRRDGRISSISNVRPNIVDTGFTMDEMIRIFSSKGLSLEDLVVLSGAHTIGSAHCSSFSDRFRQDSTGKLTPIDTSLDRSFAKELIDRCPVAANPSITVSNDPQTSSSFDNQYFRNLIAHRGLFQSDSVLFSDSRTRRLVEDFANDQESFFASWTQSFMKLTSIGVKGDGKGEIRQSCSAVNI, translated from the exons ATGCTGAGAAACTTAAATGCTGCCATTAATGGCAATTGCAg CTCTGAGCATGAAACATCAGTAATATGGTGCG TCATCTGGTTTTCTCTGGCTTCTGCATCTGCTCAGCTTGCGGTCGGTTTCTACTCGCTCTCGTGCCCGGGTGCCGAGTTCATGGTCAGGAACACAGTGAGATCTGCTGCTTCCAGTGATCCCTCCGTACCTGGGAAGCTCCTTCGGTTGCTCTTCCATGATTGCTTCGTGGAG GGTTGTGATGCATCTATACTTATACAAGGAAATGGAACCGAGCAAAGCGACCCTGCAAATAGATCACTAGGGGGTTTCTCAGTCATCAATTCGGCTAAAAGGGTCCTCGAAATTTTTTGCCCTGGCATCGTTTCGTGTGCGGACATTCTGGCTTTAGCTGCTCGAGATGCTGTCGAATTG ACCGGAGGCCCTGCAGTTCAGATTCCTACAGGGAGGAGGGACGGGAGAATTTCTTCGATTTCGAACGTCAGACCAAACATTGTGGACACCGGTTTTACAATGGATGAGATGATTAGGATCTTCTCCTCCAAAGGCTTGTCCTTGGAAGACCTTGTTGTACTTTCAG GTGCTCACACAATCGGATCAGCTCACTGCAGTTCATTCAGCGATCGATTCCGACAAGACTCCACCGGAAAGCTGACACCAATCGACACTTCCCTCGATAGATCCTTTGCGAAGGAGCTCATTGACCGATGCCCTGTGGCAGCAAATCCGTCTATAACTGTTTCTAATGATCCCCAAACGTCCTCATCATTTGATAACCAATATTTCCGGAACCTCATAGCCCACAGGGGTCTCTTCCAATCTGACTCCGTGCTGTTCAGTGACTCCAGGACAAGAAGGCTGGTGGAGGATTTCGCGAATGACCAGGAGAGCTTCTTTGCGAGTTGGACGCAGTCGTTCATGAAACTCACTAGCATTGGCGTGAAGGGAGACGGCAAAGGGGAGATCAGGCAGTCTTGTTCGGCCGTTAACATATGA
- the LOC116188556 gene encoding peroxidase 18-like isoform X2: MLPLMAIAVYSLPWHYKCSSEHETSVIWCVIWFSLASASAQLAVGFYSLSCPGAEFMVRNTVRSAASSDPSVPGKLLRLLFHDCFVEGCDASILIQGNGTEQSDPANRSLGGFSVINSAKRVLEIFCPGIVSCADILALAARDAVELTGGPAVQIPTGRRDGRISSISNVRPNIVDTGFTMDEMIRIFSSKGLSLEDLVVLSGAHTIGSAHCSSFSDRFRQDSTGKLTPIDTSLDRSFAKELIDRCPVAANPSITVSNDPQTSSSFDNQYFRNLIAHRGLFQSDSVLFSDSRTRRLVEDFANDQESFFASWTQSFMKLTSIGVKGDGKGEIRQSCSAVNI; the protein is encoded by the exons ATGCTGCCATTAATGGCAATTGCAg TCTACTCTCTGCCCTGGCACTATAAATGCAGCTCTGAGCATGAAACATCAGTAATATGGTGCG TCATCTGGTTTTCTCTGGCTTCTGCATCTGCTCAGCTTGCGGTCGGTTTCTACTCGCTCTCGTGCCCGGGTGCCGAGTTCATGGTCAGGAACACAGTGAGATCTGCTGCTTCCAGTGATCCCTCCGTACCTGGGAAGCTCCTTCGGTTGCTCTTCCATGATTGCTTCGTGGAG GGTTGTGATGCATCTATACTTATACAAGGAAATGGAACCGAGCAAAGCGACCCTGCAAATAGATCACTAGGGGGTTTCTCAGTCATCAATTCGGCTAAAAGGGTCCTCGAAATTTTTTGCCCTGGCATCGTTTCGTGTGCGGACATTCTGGCTTTAGCTGCTCGAGATGCTGTCGAATTG ACCGGAGGCCCTGCAGTTCAGATTCCTACAGGGAGGAGGGACGGGAGAATTTCTTCGATTTCGAACGTCAGACCAAACATTGTGGACACCGGTTTTACAATGGATGAGATGATTAGGATCTTCTCCTCCAAAGGCTTGTCCTTGGAAGACCTTGTTGTACTTTCAG GTGCTCACACAATCGGATCAGCTCACTGCAGTTCATTCAGCGATCGATTCCGACAAGACTCCACCGGAAAGCTGACACCAATCGACACTTCCCTCGATAGATCCTTTGCGAAGGAGCTCATTGACCGATGCCCTGTGGCAGCAAATCCGTCTATAACTGTTTCTAATGATCCCCAAACGTCCTCATCATTTGATAACCAATATTTCCGGAACCTCATAGCCCACAGGGGTCTCTTCCAATCTGACTCCGTGCTGTTCAGTGACTCCAGGACAAGAAGGCTGGTGGAGGATTTCGCGAATGACCAGGAGAGCTTCTTTGCGAGTTGGACGCAGTCGTTCATGAAACTCACTAGCATTGGCGTGAAGGGAGACGGCAAAGGGGAGATCAGGCAGTCTTGTTCGGCCGTTAACATATGA
- the LOC116188556 gene encoding peroxidase 18-like isoform X4: MLPLMAIAVIWFSLASASAQLAVGFYSLSCPGAEFMVRNTVRSAASSDPSVPGKLLRLLFHDCFVEGCDASILIQGNGTEQSDPANRSLGGFSVINSAKRVLEIFCPGIVSCADILALAARDAVELTGGPAVQIPTGRRDGRISSISNVRPNIVDTGFTMDEMIRIFSSKGLSLEDLVVLSGAHTIGSAHCSSFSDRFRQDSTGKLTPIDTSLDRSFAKELIDRCPVAANPSITVSNDPQTSSSFDNQYFRNLIAHRGLFQSDSVLFSDSRTRRLVEDFANDQESFFASWTQSFMKLTSIGVKGDGKGEIRQSCSAVNI; encoded by the exons ATGCTGCCATTAATGGCAATTGCAg TCATCTGGTTTTCTCTGGCTTCTGCATCTGCTCAGCTTGCGGTCGGTTTCTACTCGCTCTCGTGCCCGGGTGCCGAGTTCATGGTCAGGAACACAGTGAGATCTGCTGCTTCCAGTGATCCCTCCGTACCTGGGAAGCTCCTTCGGTTGCTCTTCCATGATTGCTTCGTGGAG GGTTGTGATGCATCTATACTTATACAAGGAAATGGAACCGAGCAAAGCGACCCTGCAAATAGATCACTAGGGGGTTTCTCAGTCATCAATTCGGCTAAAAGGGTCCTCGAAATTTTTTGCCCTGGCATCGTTTCGTGTGCGGACATTCTGGCTTTAGCTGCTCGAGATGCTGTCGAATTG ACCGGAGGCCCTGCAGTTCAGATTCCTACAGGGAGGAGGGACGGGAGAATTTCTTCGATTTCGAACGTCAGACCAAACATTGTGGACACCGGTTTTACAATGGATGAGATGATTAGGATCTTCTCCTCCAAAGGCTTGTCCTTGGAAGACCTTGTTGTACTTTCAG GTGCTCACACAATCGGATCAGCTCACTGCAGTTCATTCAGCGATCGATTCCGACAAGACTCCACCGGAAAGCTGACACCAATCGACACTTCCCTCGATAGATCCTTTGCGAAGGAGCTCATTGACCGATGCCCTGTGGCAGCAAATCCGTCTATAACTGTTTCTAATGATCCCCAAACGTCCTCATCATTTGATAACCAATATTTCCGGAACCTCATAGCCCACAGGGGTCTCTTCCAATCTGACTCCGTGCTGTTCAGTGACTCCAGGACAAGAAGGCTGGTGGAGGATTTCGCGAATGACCAGGAGAGCTTCTTTGCGAGTTGGACGCAGTCGTTCATGAAACTCACTAGCATTGGCGTGAAGGGAGACGGCAAAGGGGAGATCAGGCAGTCTTGTTCGGCCGTTAACATATGA
- the LOC116188556 gene encoding peroxidase 18-like isoform X1, which produces MLKAQRIRIALVLTGYAECLMETRPFSTSRLMFLFVVIWFSLASASAQLAVGFYSLSCPGAEFMVRNTVRSAASSDPSVPGKLLRLLFHDCFVEGCDASILIQGNGTEQSDPANRSLGGFSVINSAKRVLEIFCPGIVSCADILALAARDAVELTGGPAVQIPTGRRDGRISSISNVRPNIVDTGFTMDEMIRIFSSKGLSLEDLVVLSGAHTIGSAHCSSFSDRFRQDSTGKLTPIDTSLDRSFAKELIDRCPVAANPSITVSNDPQTSSSFDNQYFRNLIAHRGLFQSDSVLFSDSRTRRLVEDFANDQESFFASWTQSFMKLTSIGVKGDGKGEIRQSCSAVNI; this is translated from the exons ATGCTGAAAGCTCAGAGAATTCGGATAGCTTTAGTTTTAACGGGTTACGCTGAATGCCTCATGGAAACGAGACCATTTTCGACCTCGAGGCTTATGTTTCTTTTTGTAGTCATCTGGTTTTCTCTGGCTTCTGCATCTGCTCAGCTTGCGGTCGGTTTCTACTCGCTCTCGTGCCCGGGTGCCGAGTTCATGGTCAGGAACACAGTGAGATCTGCTGCTTCCAGTGATCCCTCCGTACCTGGGAAGCTCCTTCGGTTGCTCTTCCATGATTGCTTCGTGGAG GGTTGTGATGCATCTATACTTATACAAGGAAATGGAACCGAGCAAAGCGACCCTGCAAATAGATCACTAGGGGGTTTCTCAGTCATCAATTCGGCTAAAAGGGTCCTCGAAATTTTTTGCCCTGGCATCGTTTCGTGTGCGGACATTCTGGCTTTAGCTGCTCGAGATGCTGTCGAATTG ACCGGAGGCCCTGCAGTTCAGATTCCTACAGGGAGGAGGGACGGGAGAATTTCTTCGATTTCGAACGTCAGACCAAACATTGTGGACACCGGTTTTACAATGGATGAGATGATTAGGATCTTCTCCTCCAAAGGCTTGTCCTTGGAAGACCTTGTTGTACTTTCAG GTGCTCACACAATCGGATCAGCTCACTGCAGTTCATTCAGCGATCGATTCCGACAAGACTCCACCGGAAAGCTGACACCAATCGACACTTCCCTCGATAGATCCTTTGCGAAGGAGCTCATTGACCGATGCCCTGTGGCAGCAAATCCGTCTATAACTGTTTCTAATGATCCCCAAACGTCCTCATCATTTGATAACCAATATTTCCGGAACCTCATAGCCCACAGGGGTCTCTTCCAATCTGACTCCGTGCTGTTCAGTGACTCCAGGACAAGAAGGCTGGTGGAGGATTTCGCGAATGACCAGGAGAGCTTCTTTGCGAGTTGGACGCAGTCGTTCATGAAACTCACTAGCATTGGCGTGAAGGGAGACGGCAAAGGGGAGATCAGGCAGTCTTGTTCGGCCGTTAACATATGA
- the LOC116188556 gene encoding peroxidase 18-like isoform X5, which produces MVRNTVRSAASSDPSVPGKLLRLLFHDCFVEGCDASILIQGNGTEQSDPANRSLGGFSVINSAKRVLEIFCPGIVSCADILALAARDAVELTGGPAVQIPTGRRDGRISSISNVRPNIVDTGFTMDEMIRIFSSKGLSLEDLVVLSGAHTIGSAHCSSFSDRFRQDSTGKLTPIDTSLDRSFAKELIDRCPVAANPSITVSNDPQTSSSFDNQYFRNLIAHRGLFQSDSVLFSDSRTRRLVEDFANDQESFFASWTQSFMKLTSIGVKGDGKGEIRQSCSAVNI; this is translated from the exons ATGGTCAGGAACACAGTGAGATCTGCTGCTTCCAGTGATCCCTCCGTACCTGGGAAGCTCCTTCGGTTGCTCTTCCATGATTGCTTCGTGGAG GGTTGTGATGCATCTATACTTATACAAGGAAATGGAACCGAGCAAAGCGACCCTGCAAATAGATCACTAGGGGGTTTCTCAGTCATCAATTCGGCTAAAAGGGTCCTCGAAATTTTTTGCCCTGGCATCGTTTCGTGTGCGGACATTCTGGCTTTAGCTGCTCGAGATGCTGTCGAATTG ACCGGAGGCCCTGCAGTTCAGATTCCTACAGGGAGGAGGGACGGGAGAATTTCTTCGATTTCGAACGTCAGACCAAACATTGTGGACACCGGTTTTACAATGGATGAGATGATTAGGATCTTCTCCTCCAAAGGCTTGTCCTTGGAAGACCTTGTTGTACTTTCAG GTGCTCACACAATCGGATCAGCTCACTGCAGTTCATTCAGCGATCGATTCCGACAAGACTCCACCGGAAAGCTGACACCAATCGACACTTCCCTCGATAGATCCTTTGCGAAGGAGCTCATTGACCGATGCCCTGTGGCAGCAAATCCGTCTATAACTGTTTCTAATGATCCCCAAACGTCCTCATCATTTGATAACCAATATTTCCGGAACCTCATAGCCCACAGGGGTCTCTTCCAATCTGACTCCGTGCTGTTCAGTGACTCCAGGACAAGAAGGCTGGTGGAGGATTTCGCGAATGACCAGGAGAGCTTCTTTGCGAGTTGGACGCAGTCGTTCATGAAACTCACTAGCATTGGCGTGAAGGGAGACGGCAAAGGGGAGATCAGGCAGTCTTGTTCGGCCGTTAACATATGA